A window of the Oscillatoria salina IIICB1 genome harbors these coding sequences:
- a CDS encoding helix-turn-helix domain-containing protein encodes MNKQKILLEPILPATKQEIQQLILGLLTPEEGVSLKIGNEKVYLPPSLCELLIQAAEIMADGKAVSLLPVSQTLSIEEAANFLNVSKSFLDKLLEEGKIPYSKMGVKKQINLSDLMAYKKQRDAQRRELMIELAQFSQEEELHEKNINS; translated from the coding sequence ATGAATAAGCAAAAAATACTTCTAGAGCCAATTTTACCAGCTACTAAACAAGAGATTCAGCAATTAATTCTTGGACTTTTAACACCTGAAGAAGGTGTAAGCTTAAAAATAGGTAACGAAAAAGTTTATCTTCCCCCGTCACTATGCGAACTATTGATTCAAGCTGCTGAGATTATGGCAGACGGAAAAGCGGTATCATTATTGCCAGTAAGTCAGACATTAAGCATAGAAGAAGCTGCTAATTTTCTGAATGTATCAAAATCATTTTTAGATAAATTGCTTGAAGAGGGAAAAATTCCCTACAGTAAGATGGGGGTAAAAAAGCAAATTAATTTGTCAGATTTAATGGCATATAAAAAGCAACGAGATGCCCAACGTCGGGAACTGATGATTGAATTAGCTCAATTTAGCCAAGAAGAGGAACTGCATGAGAAAAATATCAATAGTTGA
- a CDS encoding PIN domain-containing protein: MILASRKLVPNPVVLDSCVIFPLYLRDTLFRAAEVGLYQAMWSEEILDGATRNLVNQGRMTIEKAARFKAVLKEAFPEAIAEVPDDLIVQMTNDPRDRHVVATAVVTDAKIIVTFNLKDFPVDALAPWGIQALHPDVFLNRLYEDAPEIVADLIQQQAEDLQNPPLTIEDLLTRLKLQVPVFADKMKCYFQDFN; this comes from the coding sequence ATGATTTTAGCATCTAGAAAGCTAGTTCCCAATCCTGTAGTTTTGGATTCTTGTGTTATATTTCCACTATATTTACGTGATACTTTGTTTCGTGCTGCGGAAGTAGGTTTGTATCAGGCTATGTGGTCAGAAGAAATTCTTGACGGTGCAACTCGTAATCTTGTTAATCAGGGAAGAATGACAATTGAGAAAGCGGCGCGTTTCAAGGCGGTACTCAAGGAAGCTTTCCCAGAGGCGATCGCTGAAGTACCAGATGATTTAATTGTACAGATGACTAACGATCCTCGCGACCGCCATGTGGTTGCTACGGCGGTGGTGACAGATGCTAAAATTATTGTTACTTTTAATTTAAAAGACTTTCCGGTGGATGCTCTTGCACCTTGGGGAATTCAAGCTTTGCATCCTGATGTTTTTCTCAACCGTCTTTATGAAGACGCACCGGAAATCGTCGCTGATTTGATTCAACAGCAAGCTGAAGATTTGCAAAATCCACCGCTAACTATCGAGGATTTACTTACTAGGTTGAAGCTACAAGTACCAGTTTTTGCTGACAAAATGAAATGTTATTTTCAAGATTTTAACTAA
- a CDS encoding GTP-binding protein, whose amino-acid sequence MSQSTPQETHFNLARASIQQALSWYTSFRRHWNYPPDVELQAAVRSDLQALKAAADKLDDKTIFIAAFGLVSRGKSSVLNALLGQKLLQTGPLHGVTKWPKSVRWQPPGGKVLVELIDTPGLDEVHGEERARMAREVARQADLILFIVAGDITRTEYEALCELRQSQKPLLLVFNKVDLYPDKDREEIYQQLRLLGTGREAEKRLDEVLSPEEIVMVSAEPPQRRVRVEWQDGTVGEEWESPPPQIDDLRAKILKVLNREGRSLLALNALFLAKEAEANIARKTLEMRQEEAEKLIWKYTKYKAVAVAANPIAIFDILGGTVADLFLIRSLARLYGLPITSYEAGKLWKKIIWSAGSTLISEIGTSFLLGIGKTGAAAVSSLGSPEAIATYASTAIAQGGISGYGAYVVGKVAQEYLERGCTWGPMGPSTVIQEILSQVEPNTILYRLRQEIGQQLS is encoded by the coding sequence TTGAGCCAATCAACACCCCAAGAAACTCACTTTAACTTAGCGCGTGCGAGTATCCAGCAGGCGCTATCCTGGTATACAAGCTTTCGTCGTCACTGGAATTATCCCCCAGACGTGGAACTACAAGCCGCAGTCCGCAGTGATTTACAAGCTTTGAAAGCGGCTGCGGATAAGTTAGATGATAAAACGATTTTTATCGCCGCTTTTGGTTTAGTTAGTCGCGGGAAATCTTCGGTTCTCAACGCTTTATTAGGACAAAAATTGCTGCAAACCGGACCTTTACACGGCGTGACGAAGTGGCCCAAGTCGGTGCGCTGGCAACCGCCTGGAGGTAAAGTATTGGTAGAATTAATCGATACTCCTGGCTTAGATGAAGTGCATGGGGAAGAAAGGGCGAGAATGGCAAGGGAAGTCGCCCGTCAAGCTGATTTAATCTTATTTATTGTCGCTGGGGACATTACTCGGACGGAATATGAGGCTTTGTGTGAATTGCGTCAAAGTCAGAAACCGTTGCTGTTGGTGTTTAATAAAGTTGACCTGTATCCAGATAAAGACCGCGAGGAGATTTATCAACAGTTAAGATTGTTGGGGACTGGTAGGGAAGCGGAGAAACGACTGGATGAGGTTTTATCCCCGGAAGAAATTGTCATGGTTTCCGCCGAACCGCCACAGCGACGGGTGCGGGTAGAATGGCAAGATGGTACTGTTGGCGAAGAGTGGGAAAGTCCGCCACCGCAAATCGACGATTTAAGAGCAAAAATATTAAAAGTATTAAATCGAGAAGGGCGATCGCTACTCGCTCTGAATGCGTTATTTTTAGCTAAGGAGGCTGAGGCGAATATTGCCCGCAAAACCTTGGAAATGCGCCAAGAAGAAGCGGAAAAGCTGATTTGGAAGTATACCAAGTATAAAGCCGTAGCTGTTGCGGCAAATCCGATCGCTATTTTCGATATTCTCGGAGGAACTGTCGCAGATTTATTCTTAATTCGCTCTTTAGCCCGATTGTATGGTTTACCGATTACCAGCTACGAAGCAGGTAAACTGTGGAAAAAGATTATTTGGAGTGCGGGTAGTACCTTAATCAGTGAAATCGGTACTAGCTTTCTCTTAGGAATTGGCAAAACTGGTGCGGCTGCGGTAAGTAGTTTAGGTAGTCCCGAAGCGATCGCCACTTACGCTAGCACTGCGATCGCTCAAGGTGGTATTTCTGGTTATGGTGCTTATGTTGTCGGTAAAGTCGCTCAAGAATATTTAGAAAGAGGTTGTACTTGGGGACCAATGGGACCTTCTACTGTTATTCAAGAGATTCTTTCTCAAGTCGAACCGAATACAATTCTCTATCGTTTGCGTCAAGAAATCGGACAACAATTAAGTTAA
- a CDS encoding slr1306 family protein, with protein sequence MTEKLWQKPILVGGMGLSVTLWLWSSLHHAAIDVGELGFLGAIATGGVFWLLQQKSPQNLLLSQQLPVDKQIVAEAIASASATIDYLEKEAPNIDTSNLKQQLAQLPNLSKRQDLQLAITGGKSVGKTTLYQLLPAGEITEKVKLIETAAINAITDSESNVTKKSLACDLVLFVTTGDLTESEYQILQQLRTAKQRVLLIFNKQDFYVPEEQALILQQLRYRVKEIISPEDVIGISAAPAPEKVRKHQEDGSVAEYMEPQSPNLGDLQTHLRSIIKTESQELIWGTTWREARELQKQAKQILNEVRRSRALPIIEQYQWIAAAAAFANPVAALDLVAAAAVNGQMLVDLGVIYKQKFSLDQAKTAAATIGKLMVQLGIVELTTQSIGSLLKSHAVTYFAGGAVQGVSAAYLTRIAGLSLIEYFQEQEISAASGEGFNLERLKGKIQKVFQENQRQAFLQGFVSKAIGHLKAAKSEEKIA encoded by the coding sequence ATGACAGAAAAATTATGGCAGAAGCCAATTTTAGTCGGTGGTATGGGTTTGTCGGTGACACTGTGGCTATGGTCGAGTTTACACCATGCGGCGATCGATGTGGGTGAATTAGGATTTTTAGGCGCGATCGCTACGGGTGGAGTTTTTTGGTTGTTGCAACAAAAGTCCCCGCAAAATCTCCTTCTCTCCCAACAGTTACCAGTGGATAAGCAAATTGTAGCAGAGGCGATCGCGTCTGCGTCGGCTACGATTGATTATCTGGAAAAAGAAGCGCCAAATATCGATACTTCTAATTTAAAACAACAACTTGCTCAATTACCAAATTTATCCAAACGTCAGGATTTACAATTAGCAATTACTGGTGGTAAGAGTGTCGGAAAAACGACTCTCTACCAACTTTTACCAGCAGGTGAAATCACCGAAAAAGTTAAGTTAATTGAAACAGCAGCAATTAATGCAATTACTGACAGCGAAAGTAATGTTACGAAAAAATCTCTCGCTTGTGACTTAGTTTTATTCGTAACTACGGGTGATTTAACTGAATCAGAATATCAAATCTTACAACAGCTTCGCACTGCTAAACAAAGAGTGCTATTAATCTTTAATAAACAAGATTTTTATGTACCCGAAGAACAAGCTTTAATTTTGCAACAATTGCGTTATCGAGTCAAAGAAATTATTAGCCCAGAAGACGTAATTGGAATTTCCGCCGCACCCGCACCCGAAAAAGTCCGCAAACATCAAGAAGACGGTTCCGTGGCAGAATATATGGAACCCCAATCACCTAATCTCGGCGATCTTCAGACTCATTTGCGTAGCATAATTAAGACAGAAAGTCAAGAGTTAATTTGGGGAACTACTTGGCGCGAAGCCAGAGAATTGCAGAAACAAGCCAAACAAATTTTAAACGAAGTTAGGCGATCGCGCGCCCTCCCCATTATCGAACAATATCAATGGATTGCCGCAGCCGCCGCTTTTGCTAATCCCGTCGCCGCTTTAGATTTAGTAGCCGCCGCCGCAGTTAACGGACAAATGTTAGTTGATTTAGGCGTAATTTACAAGCAAAAATTCTCCCTCGACCAAGCAAAAACTGCCGCCGCAACTATTGGCAAATTGATGGTACAATTGGGGATAGTCGAGTTAACAACTCAAAGCATTGGTAGCCTGTTAAAATCTCACGCTGTTACCTATTTTGCAGGTGGTGCAGTTCAAGGTGTGAGTGCGGCTTATTTAACTAGAATCGCCGGATTAAGCTTAATTGAATATTTCCAAGAACAAGAAATTAGTGCGGCATCAGGTGAAGGTTTTAATCTCGAAAGATTGAAAGGAAAAATTCAAAAAGTTTTCCAAGAGAATCAGCGCCAAGCATTCTTGCAAGGCTTTGTAAGTAAGGCAATTGGACATTTAAAAGCCGCGAAATCCGAAGAAAAAATTGCTTAA
- a CDS encoding glycosyltransferase family 39 protein produces MKPKLKFRWLILFVLLLGIFFRFLNLDGKLYWHDEVHTSLRINGYNSQEVIVEVFTGEVTTIDNLLKFQLPSSEKTLSDTISALLTHPEHPPLYYLLAHFWVQLFGGSVAVTRSLSAIISLLAFPCLYWLCRELFNSQLIAWIAIILFAVSPVHVLYAQEAREYSLWTVTILLTSATLLRAKRKKSLAAWLVYSLSLTTGFYTSLLSAFVALAHGIYLIIIERWHWTKNLVYYFLSSILSLVLFTPWLIVIFNNYSKMQTQTNWAKVREPFWVLWSSWELSLSSVFIDIHPEVNFWLIPRFALFLLLAVGYSVYFPSRRRQTQNQWLFILTLICANSLAIILPDLLFGERLSTGTRYFIPAYMGIQIAVAYLLADAKFLSRKIWTVIVSLLLAAGIISCGISSQADTWWNKISSYHNAEIAQIINQSSRPLLVSDAFDINLGNIISLTHLLENKVRLQLMVKPKFKSISSNFENVFVFNPSPTLKAAIEKQDNLHLELVYNSGYPLWKAIKL; encoded by the coding sequence ATGAAACCCAAACTTAAATTTCGTTGGTTGATTTTGTTCGTTTTACTCCTCGGTATATTTTTTCGTTTTCTCAATCTCGATGGTAAACTGTACTGGCACGATGAAGTACATACATCTTTACGAATTAACGGCTACAATTCCCAGGAAGTAATTGTAGAAGTTTTCACTGGCGAAGTTACTACTATCGATAACTTATTAAAGTTTCAGCTTCCCAGTTCCGAAAAAACTCTTAGTGACACTATCTCAGCCTTGCTCACCCATCCCGAACATCCGCCATTATACTATTTATTAGCTCATTTTTGGGTACAATTATTTGGCGGTTCGGTAGCTGTCACCAGAAGTTTATCAGCAATAATTAGTTTACTAGCATTTCCTTGTTTGTATTGGTTATGCCGCGAATTATTTAATTCCCAGTTAATTGCTTGGATAGCCATAATTCTATTTGCTGTTTCTCCAGTTCACGTTCTCTACGCCCAAGAAGCCCGAGAATATAGTCTCTGGACAGTAACTATTTTACTCACAAGTGCGACACTTTTACGAGCAAAGCGAAAAAAAAGTTTAGCTGCTTGGTTAGTTTATAGTCTCAGTTTAACAACTGGCTTTTATACATCTTTACTTTCCGCATTTGTTGCCCTCGCCCACGGCATTTACTTAATTATAATTGAACGCTGGCACTGGACAAAAAATTTAGTTTACTATTTCCTCTCCTCAATATTAAGTTTAGTTCTTTTTACCCCGTGGCTAATCGTAATTTTCAACAATTACAGTAAAATGCAAACTCAAACTAACTGGGCAAAAGTTCGGGAACCTTTTTGGGTTTTGTGGAGTAGTTGGGAACTCAGTTTAAGTTCAGTTTTTATCGATATTCATCCGGAAGTAAACTTTTGGCTGATTCCCCGATTTGCGCTATTTTTACTATTAGCTGTCGGCTACTCAGTTTATTTTCCTTCTCGTCGTCGGCAAACCCAAAATCAATGGCTGTTTATTTTAACGTTAATTTGCGCCAACAGTTTAGCAATTATTTTACCAGATTTACTTTTTGGGGAACGACTCTCTACTGGTACTCGTTACTTTATCCCTGCTTATATGGGTATACAAATAGCTGTTGCTTATCTGCTTGCTGATGCTAAATTTCTCTCGCGCAAAATTTGGACAGTCATAGTTTCCTTACTACTTGCTGCGGGAATTATCTCCTGTGGAATAAGTTCCCAAGCAGATACTTGGTGGAATAAAATTTCTAGCTATCATAATGCAGAAATTGCCCAAATTATCAATCAAAGTTCTCGTCCCCTTTTAGTTAGCGATGCTTTTGATATTAATCTAGGTAATATTATTTCTCTCACTCATCTTCTTGAGAACAAAGTGCGATTGCAATTGATGGTTAAACCCAAGTTCAAATCGATTTCGAGTAATTTTGAGAATGTATTTGTGTTTAATCCCTCACCAACTTTAAAAGCAGCAATCGAAAAGCAGGATAATTTGCATTTAGAACTGGTTTATAATTCCGGTTATCCTTTGTGGAAGGCGATTAAATTGTAG
- a CDS encoding glycosyltransferase family 2 protein, producing the protein MSLSGIRKLKGKRRLLRKILRLRLATGVMLGILAMVGAIAISWFLGASTVSSIFAQLHFWQQNPPFWVEVPDFTHPFYLFLPTLILFLIAQVVMKISPQQRRWSQIIVVSILLALTIRYLLWRSLATLNLATPLDGVFSLTLFCLEFLIIFASSIQIFLSLGTKVRHREAERMSVAVIEGNYTPSVDILIPTYNEAEFIVRRTIIGCQAIEYSNKKIYLLDDGKRQSMRQLAQELGCEYLTRPDNRHAKAGNLNHAISQTTGELIVVFDADFVPTTNFLTRTVGFFQKSQIALVQTHQEFYNFDPIARNLGLENILNHDPEEFSRRNQPIRDGADSVLCYGSSFLVRRSHLLEVRGFVTESLSEDYFTGIKLSAKGYQVIYLDEQLSAGLAADSIAEHTAQRLRWGRGTMQAFFISANPLTIPGLTWRQRLAHLEGLLLWFGTIARICFLILPLAYPFFGVIPVRATLEAWLYFFLPSYLLQTSVHSWLSKRSRSALISDVYSVALCFPIAVEIVQTLLSPFSTKFRVTAKGISSDRYHFNWFLAAPLIIILIGTIIGLWRNFGNCLISCELFPALTPSQGLANGSILVLIWSCYNLLILAVTLLTMLDAPQPDLDQWFNLQRKVELKIGDRLVFGVTNKVSESGAEVALLGIREKEIDWTDLPVNFWFVEDKLLLTGRVKKVDNSTRKTCLEIQFKKPNLSEERQLIKMLYCRPGQWLRREAPGELHSLWLIIKALLMPRLVFASKSEKKAVEVAQM; encoded by the coding sequence ATGTCTTTATCCGGAATTCGCAAACTCAAAGGTAAACGTCGTTTGTTAAGAAAAATTTTGCGGTTGCGACTAGCGACTGGGGTAATGCTGGGAATATTAGCAATGGTTGGCGCGATCGCCATTTCTTGGTTTTTGGGTGCATCTACCGTTAGTAGTATTTTTGCCCAGTTACATTTTTGGCAGCAAAATCCACCTTTTTGGGTAGAAGTACCAGATTTTACTCATCCATTTTACTTGTTTTTACCGACGCTTATTTTGTTCTTAATTGCCCAGGTAGTAATGAAAATTTCGCCTCAGCAACGTCGGTGGTCGCAAATAATAGTAGTATCGATTTTACTAGCTTTAACTATTCGCTATCTGTTATGGCGCAGTCTGGCAACTTTGAATTTAGCTACTCCTCTAGATGGCGTCTTTAGTTTAACATTATTTTGCCTCGAATTTTTGATAATTTTTGCTAGTAGTATCCAAATATTTTTATCATTAGGAACCAAGGTTCGGCATCGAGAAGCAGAGCGAATGTCAGTTGCCGTAATTGAGGGAAATTATACACCTTCAGTGGATATTTTAATTCCTACTTATAACGAAGCTGAGTTTATTGTCAGACGAACAATTATCGGTTGTCAAGCAATTGAATATAGCAATAAGAAAATTTATTTACTCGACGACGGAAAGCGCCAATCAATGCGACAGCTAGCCCAAGAATTAGGCTGTGAATATCTTACCAGACCGGATAATCGTCATGCCAAAGCGGGTAACTTAAATCACGCAATTTCCCAAACCACAGGCGAGTTAATTGTTGTTTTCGATGCCGATTTTGTTCCCACAACCAACTTTCTTACTCGCACGGTTGGCTTCTTCCAAAAATCGCAAATTGCCTTGGTACAAACCCATCAAGAATTTTACAACTTTGACCCAATCGCCCGCAACTTAGGATTAGAAAATATTCTCAATCACGACCCCGAAGAATTTTCTCGACGCAACCAACCAATTCGCGATGGTGCCGACAGTGTCCTTTGTTATGGTAGCTCTTTTTTAGTCAGACGTAGCCATCTTTTAGAAGTAAGAGGTTTTGTCACTGAATCTTTAAGCGAAGATTATTTTACCGGAATTAAGTTATCAGCAAAAGGATATCAAGTCATTTATTTAGACGAACAATTAAGTGCCGGTTTAGCTGCTGATAGTATTGCCGAACACACCGCCCAAAGATTGCGTTGGGGACGAGGAACAATGCAAGCATTTTTTATTAGCGCTAACCCCTTAACTATTCCTGGTTTGACTTGGCGACAAAGACTAGCACATTTAGAAGGATTGTTGCTTTGGTTTGGGACTATTGCCCGCATTTGTTTTTTGATTTTACCATTAGCTTATCCATTTTTTGGCGTAATTCCAGTTCGAGCCACATTAGAAGCTTGGTTATACTTCTTTTTACCTAGTTATTTGCTGCAAACTTCGGTACATTCTTGGTTAAGTAAACGTTCGCGCTCGGCATTAATTTCTGATGTTTATTCAGTAGCTTTATGCTTTCCCATCGCTGTAGAAATTGTGCAAACTTTACTCAGTCCTTTCTCTACTAAATTTCGAGTTACGGCGAAAGGAATTTCTAGCGATCGCTACCATTTTAACTGGTTTTTGGCTGCTCCGTTAATTATTATTTTAATTGGCACAATTATCGGTCTTTGGCGTAATTTCGGTAACTGTTTAATTAGCTGTGAATTGTTTCCCGCCCTAACTCCATCTCAAGGATTAGCTAATGGTTCAATCTTGGTTTTAATCTGGAGTTGCTATAACCTTTTAATCCTCGCTGTGACTTTACTTACTATGCTTGATGCACCCCAACCCGATCTCGATCAATGGTTTAATTTGCAGCGAAAAGTAGAGTTGAAAATTGGCGATCGCCTTGTCTTTGGCGTCACCAATAAAGTTTCTGAGTCGGGAGCAGAAGTGGCTTTATTAGGAATAAGAGAAAAGGAAATAGATTGGACAGATTTACCAGTTAATTTTTGGTTTGTTGAAGATAAATTACTTCTCACTGGTAGAGTCAAAAAAGTCGATAACTCTACCAGAAAGACTTGCCTCGAAATTCAGTTCAAAAAGCCGAATTTAAGCGAAGAACGCCAATTAATAAAAATGCTTTATTGTCGTCCAGGACAATGGTTGCGCCGCGAAGCCCCTGGTGAATTACACTCTCTTTGGTTGATAATTAAAGCTTTACTAATGCCGCGCCTAGTTTTCGCTAGCAAATCTGAGAAAAAAGCCGTAGAGGTAGCCCAAATGTGA
- a CDS encoding DM13 domain-containing protein, with protein sequence MKFTYLFILAAVALFSFGCTKETSDTSSNPNTVTETDSTVIAENQQTSQNSNSGSFINGEKTTQGTVRFVTENGQNYLEFDDSFQTGEGPDVFVLLHREGKPESYQEADYVNLGEIENFSGSQRYAIPNEVNPADFRSVVIWCRQFNATFGYAPLGT encoded by the coding sequence ATGAAGTTTACTTACTTATTTATACTCGCAGCAGTTGCTCTTTTTAGCTTTGGTTGCACCAAAGAAACATCAGATACGTCTTCTAACCCTAACACTGTAACTGAGACAGACTCGACTGTTATCGCCGAAAACCAACAAACTTCGCAAAACAGTAACTCTGGAAGCTTTATTAACGGAGAAAAAACTACTCAAGGTACGGTACGTTTTGTTACAGAAAACGGACAAAATTACCTAGAATTTGACGACAGTTTCCAAACCGGAGAAGGTCCAGATGTATTTGTTCTTTTACATCGCGAAGGTAAGCCGGAAAGCTATCAGGAAGCAGATTATGTCAATTTGGGAGAGATAGAAAACTTTAGCGGTTCTCAGCGCTATGCTATTCCTAATGAGGTTAATCCTGCGGATTTTCGTTCTGTGGTCATTTGGTGTCGTCAGTTTAATGCTACCTTTGGTTATGCACCTCTGGGGACGTAA
- a CDS encoding DUF4079 domain-containing protein, translated as MSLKDWLTLIHPAIAIILVYPLLGIAVNFAWQTRQRRLQTTAGKSKIPPVVGREHLQIGKWLSGIVVLVTLLGLAYPLIYKNILEKQLFRNQPGQFIFILLMFAATIASLVLLYRGRQKTWRGIFATLTGMGLVVLGSQEGVWRLTSHWYWSHFYYGITASMLMIFSLATVEDIYRDKSNRWRYLHTILNCFAVLLFLGQGITGVRDLFEIGLWTQPPA; from the coding sequence ATGAGTTTAAAAGATTGGCTGACTTTAATTCATCCAGCGATCGCCATTATCTTAGTTTACCCTCTTCTGGGGATCGCTGTTAATTTCGCTTGGCAAACTCGCCAGCGACGCTTGCAAACGACCGCCGGGAAAAGTAAAATTCCCCCGGTAGTCGGACGAGAACATTTGCAAATTGGAAAATGGCTTTCCGGTATAGTTGTGCTAGTTACTTTACTGGGGCTAGCTTATCCGTTAATTTACAAAAATATCCTCGAAAAACAGCTTTTTCGTAACCAACCGGGACAATTCATTTTTATCTTGCTGATGTTTGCGGCAACTATTGCTAGTTTAGTCTTACTTTACCGAGGTAGACAGAAAACTTGGCGTGGGATTTTTGCTACTTTAACAGGTATGGGTTTGGTGGTTCTCGGTTCTCAAGAAGGGGTTTGGCGCTTAACTTCTCATTGGTATTGGTCGCATTTTTATTATGGCATAACTGCATCGATGTTGATGATTTTTTCCCTAGCTACAGTTGAAGATATTTATCGAGATAAATCGAATCGCTGGCGCTATCTCCATACAATTTTAAATTGTTTTGCAGTTTTGCTTTTTCTGGGACAAGGTATTACTGGAGTCCGAGATTTATTTGAGATTGGTTTGTGGACTCAACCACCAGCTTAG